Proteins encoded together in one Primulina eburnea isolate SZY01 unplaced genomic scaffold, ASM2296580v1 ctg1404_ERROPOS592791, whole genome shotgun sequence window:
- the LOC140820723 gene encoding uncharacterized protein: protein MVECLLDHTQFLHFRVSASFLPTTVFCSFVYAKCDYIERRQLWTSLLQVKPDQGPWLVGGDFNVVRNSSECLGSSGGRLLPMEEFNHFILDSGLVDAGFEGSSFTWTNKTIWKRLDRVFVSVDWGDHFHSIRVEHLIRTVSDHCPLFVSVPVFASGPNSFRFQSMWLRHHGFLQTVRLNWNLPCHLNGMHRLFVKLKRLKSHLKWWNKGVFGDLFAKLAEAEQAVRVAEAVC from the coding sequence ATGGTTGAGTGTCTCCTTGATCACACTCAATTCCTTCACTTCCGGGTTTCTGCTAGTTTTTTGCCGACCACTGTTTTTTGCTCCTTTGTTTATGCTAAGTGTGACTACATTGAGCGCAGACAGCTCTGGACTTCTTTGCTTCAGGTTAAGCCTGATCAGGGTCCTTGGCTTGTTGGTGGCGACTTTAATGTAGTTAGAAATTCGTCTGAGTGTTTGGGTTCTTCTGGTGGGCGGTTACTTCCCATGGAagaatttaatcattttattttggATTCTGGGTTAGTGGATGCTGGTTTTGAGGGGTCTTCGTTCACGTGGACGAACAAGACCATTTGGAAGCGTCTTGATCGGGTTTTTGTGTCTGTTGATTGGGGTGACCATTTTCATTCTATTCGTGTGGAGCACCTCATTCGTACAGTCTCTGATCATTGTCCTCTTTTTGTGTCAGTCCCGGTTTTTGCTAGTGGGCCGAATTCTTTTCGCTTTCAGAGCATGTGGCTCAGGCACCATGGTTTTTTGCAGACGGTGCGGCTTAATTGGAATTTGCCGTGTCATTTGAACGGCATGCACCGTCTTTTTGTGAAATTGAAGCGCCTGAAGAGCCATCTGAAGTGGTGGAACAAGGGTGTTTTTGGTGATCTTTTTGCCAAACTTGCGGAGGCGGAGCAGGCTGTCCGGGTTGCTGAGGCAGTTTGCTAG